In the genome of bacterium, the window CGTACTGCTCGTGCAGCTTCTGGGCCGCGGCGAGCGCGGGCTCCGAGCGCGGGCTCCAGGTCGCCCAGAAGACCAGCAGCGTCGCCGGCTGCCCCTTGAGCTGGGCGAGCGTGTACTCGTTCCCCTCGGCGGTCTTGAGGGCGAACTCCGGCACCTCCATGCCGGTCTTGAGGTACTTGAAGGCCGCGCCGGCCTGCGGGATGGCGAACGTCATCGCGAGCAGCGCCGCGAGCGCCGTCAGCGCCGTGGCCGCGGTGCGCCGCGAGCGGTGGGTCGGGTGCACGTCGTGCAGCATGGATCCCTCCTTAGCGCAGCAGGTACTGCTTGTCCGAGCTGTGCGGGTCGTGACACTCCGGGCAGCGCTTGTTTCCGCTCTTCTCGATGTGGGTCTTGCTGTTCGTCTGCGCGTGGCACTGCACGCAGAGCGCGCGCACGTTCATCACGAGGAACTTCGGGTTGCCCGACCCGTGCGGGTCGTGACAGGTGCTGCACTGGCCGGTGCCGAGCGGGCCGTGCAGGCGCTTGCCGCCGGTCTTGGGGTCGTGGCAGTTGTTGCAGAGCTTGGCCTCGCTCACGGGGAAGGTGCGGCCCACCCCCTGCGGATGGCAGGATTTGCAGTCGCCCTCGGCCACCGGCGGGTGGTAGCGGAAGACGCTCGCCGGCTGGTCCTTGGGGGCGTAGGTGTAGACGATCTTCTGGCTCTCGTCGCCGGACTTGACCAGCACCGTGTTCTCGCCGGGCACGAGCGGCACGCTCACCGTGAACGCCTTCCCCGACTGCTTCGCGCCCTCGACCCGCTTGCCGTTGAGCGAGACCTCCAGGTTCGAGACCGCCCCCGTGCCGATGAGGGTCACCGGGGTGCTGCCGAGCACGGCGTTGCCGGGCGGGACCACGACGTGCAACTCGGCGCGCGCCGAGCGGGCAGCCAGGACGCCGACGAGGCAGGCGGCCAGGGCGGTGGCGGGGAGAAGCGTTCGGCGTCCCATACGGTGGTTCTCCTACTGGTTGCCAAAGAGGCGCTTGAGCGCCAGCTTGTAGTTCTCGACGGCCAGGTTCAGGTCGCCCTTCTTCTCGTAGGCCTTGCCCATCTCGTAGTAGACCTTCTCGGGCTTCGGGTTGAGCTTGAGCGCGGCCTGGAAGAACTCGAGCGCCTTGTCGGTGTCGCCCTTCTTCGCGTGCGCCATGCCGAGGCCGACCTTGGCGTCGTTGCTCGTCGGGTCGCACTTGATGACGTACTCGAACTCCTTGATCGCCTCGTCGACCTTGCCGTCCTCGAGGTAGACGTGCCCGAGCAGGATGTGCGCGTCGCAGTAACCGGGGTCGACCTTGAGGATCTCCTGGAGCTTGGCGACCGCCTTGTCCTTCATGCCCCGCTCCATGAGCACCATGGCGAGGCCGTACATCTTCTTGGCCTCCTTCTCCTCGGCGCTCGCGACCGGCCCCTCCTGCGGGCGGATGGCCAGCTCGGCGTCCTCGGCCTTCTTCTCGCCGAGGGCGACCAGCGCGTACTCGCTGGTCTCGATCTCCAGGTCGAACGGGGCGAGGTTCACCTCGTGGATGACCGTCCCGGCCTTGTCGACCCAGACCGTCGTCGGCAGCGCCTTGACGCCGAGGGTGCCGTAGAGCTCCTCGGTGCCCATGAGGATCGGGAACGCGGCGCCCTCGGGGTCGGCGAGGGCCTTGGCCTTGTCCGGGGCCTCCTTGCCGAGGTAGATGCCCAGGTAGACCACGCCCTTGTCCTTCGTCGCATTCCAGCTGCGGCCGACGCGCTTGAGGGCGTTGGCGGTGTTGACCCCCTCCTTGAAGAGGATGATCACCCGCGCCGGGCCCGGCTCGACCTTGACCTCGGCGCCCGCGGTGTCCTTGAGGGTGAAGGCCGGCAGCTTGTCGCCGACCTTGACCTTCTCGAAGCCGGCGGCCGGCGACGCGAGCGCCAGGGCGAGGGCCCCGGCCAGGGCGGCGGCCGCGTGGAGCGTCCTGCGGATCGTGACTGTGGCATTCATCTCGCGTCCCTCCCCCCAGTGCGCCCCTAGTACTTGACCGGGCTCTCGCGGTCGTAGGTCATCTCGCGGTGGCAGCCGACCACGCAGTTGCCGCCGGTCGCGAGCTTCGTGAACTTGACCGGCAGCTGCCAGCCGCCGGAGCCGAACGGGACCTTCTCGCGGATGTGCTTGTCCTGGTCGCCCGCGTGCATCTCGTGGCAGGCCTTGCAGGAGCGGCCCTTCTTCTGGTTGACGTGGAAGTAGTGCAGGTTGCGCCCGCCGTTGCGGAAGCCGGTGAGCGTCGTCGTGACCTCGGTCAGGGCCATGTCCTTGTTGTGGCAGTCCCAGCAGATGGCGTAGTTCTCGGTCTTGTACTCGATGTAGAACTCCGGCGGGAAGAACTTCTTGAGGATCTTCGTGTAGTTCGAGCCGTGGGTGTCGTGGCAGGCGTAGCAGTCGTCCTGCTGGACCGGCCCGTGCAGGCTCTTGGAGGCCAGCACGCGCGAGCCGATGTCCTTGTGGCAGCTGTAGCAGATCTGCTTGGTCGAGAGCTTGAGCTGGCGCACGTAGTCCGAGGAGTGGGGGGTGTGGCACTGCGTGCAGACGCCCTGCTTGAGCGCCTGGTGCTGGTTCGTCGCGGCCTTGACGTGCTCCTGGACCTTGGTGTGGCAGGAGTAGCAGAGCGCGATCGGGTCGTTCTTGAGCAGGAACTTGTAGGCGCCGCTGTGCGAGTCGTGGCAGGTCGCGCAGGACTCGGTGACCGGCTTGTGCACGCTCTTGCGCGTGAACTCCGCCTTGCGGTCCTCGTG includes:
- a CDS encoding cytochrome c3 family protein, with protein sequence MGRRTLLPATALAACLVGVLAARSARAELHVVVPPGNAVLGSTPVTLIGTGAVSNLEVSLNGKRVEGAKQSGKAFTVSVPLVPGENTVLVKSGDESQKIVYTYAPKDQPASVFRYHPPVAEGDCKSCHPQGVGRTFPVSEAKLCNNCHDPKTGGKRLHGPLGTGQCSTCHDPHGSGNPKFLVMNVRALCVQCHAQTNSKTHIEKSGNKRCPECHDPHSSDKQYLLR
- a CDS encoding tetratricopeptide repeat protein, giving the protein MNATVTIRRTLHAAAALAGALALALASPAAGFEKVKVGDKLPAFTLKDTAGAEVKVEPGPARVIILFKEGVNTANALKRVGRSWNATKDKGVVYLGIYLGKEAPDKAKALADPEGAAFPILMGTEELYGTLGVKALPTTVWVDKAGTVIHEVNLAPFDLEIETSEYALVALGEKKAEDAELAIRPQEGPVASAEEKEAKKMYGLAMVLMERGMKDKAVAKLQEILKVDPGYCDAHILLGHVYLEDGKVDEAIKEFEYVIKCDPTSNDAKVGLGMAHAKKGDTDKALEFFQAALKLNPKPEKVYYEMGKAYEKKGDLNLAVENYKLALKRLFGNQ
- a CDS encoding cytochrome c3 family protein — translated: MQGTWPHRTLVALIAALALALAAPAPARAQAPGGDNCLSEKCHPGMGKAKYVHGPIGAGVCTACHRTRASYTPEKHNAASFTIAAKGKDLCFICHESLQKKLQGKFVHGPVAMGDCIACHDPHQSDAKFQMRKPTTSALCFSCHENNKTTKEFLHGPVAAGDCNVCHNPHASDYKFQLEAEGNTLCFLCHEDRKAEFTRKSVHKPVTESCATCHDSHSGAYKFLLKNDPIALCYSCHTKVQEHVKAATNQHQALKQGVCTQCHTPHSSDYVRQLKLSTKQICYSCHKDIGSRVLASKSLHGPVQQDDCYACHDTHGSNYTKILKKFFPPEFYIEYKTENYAICWDCHNKDMALTEVTTTLTGFRNGGRNLHYFHVNQKKGRSCKACHEMHAGDQDKHIREKVPFGSGGWQLPVKFTKLATGGNCVVGCHREMTYDRESPVKY